The Dreissena polymorpha isolate Duluth1 chromosome 4, UMN_Dpol_1.0, whole genome shotgun sequence region ACAACACTATGTTTACGATACTTTGTTATCTGTCTTTGTCTTCGCAGATTCTGTATAACACGTGTATATACTTGTTTTAATCGGGTGGTCCATTGATGTATTGTTCGGTTAATAACAGTCCATGAAGTTAATTAATCAAATGATATCAAAGGAATGGTTATTAAATTTTAGTGTGGATGACTAATATGTGTTTTTTGCGATTGGTTTAATACTAATGCTAATGTATGTCCACGCATTGGATTCTTTAGTTTCTTTCTATTTGTTAACACACATTAATTTGTCCAGcctttaaaaatgaaattgaaatattttattaataaatgcatttcatAAGTTCATTTGTCGTTCAAGATTATATGCCGTTAACTGATACGTTCATGACATTATATTATAGTCTGCTTTCATGATACAAATTATACACTCTGCGGTCGCACTTCTCATTGGAAAAAAATTCATCTCTAATTTTTAACATGtgatctaaaacatttttatattcgGTATATATGCAAGTGTTATTTATTATGCAAGATGTTTGTGTCAATTAAAGACATTATACACAACAAATAAGAAGCTTTCATCGGTTAGTCCACACATTAAAAACATACACAGACACGTATTTAACATATCTACTATTAAACGCATAGCACAACTCATATGCGTGAAACATTCTTATGACATAGCTCGCTGTTACACTAAACTGTTTACTAGGTGCAGAAGTTTCTAACCATAACACAATCACGATTTATATCACACTCAATTTTCGATTGCAAATTAATTAATACAGTATCAACATATCAAATAGCGGGAAATTTCGTGTATAAGTATATTCAGAATCCTTCATTTAACGACCTTGAGCAACCCCTTTGGACAAAAGCAAACCGCCCTTGTGGTTCCGCAGTGGCGGCCAAACGTAATACCACAGCGACGGTCCTTCTTTTGTGAACGCATTATACATTTCCGAATTGAACATCGCTTGACCCGAGTCCCTATCGTCCACTAGGTAAACCTGTGGATCCAGGATCACCATACCCCAGCAGATCGCAACACACTGGTTGGCGAACAATAGTACCGGGCCGTGTGTACGAATATTCTGGTAGACGCCGACGCTGCGAATAATTTCTGGCAAGTATCTTCGTCGAAACGTCTGCAATGGAAAGATAAGTTAAGCAAGATGGAAAGACAATACATAAAACAATCCCgaacacaaaaacaataaaagtGACAATAATCGTGCGGAATAATAaatcataatataaaaaatatacccaTGTCTTTTTTAACTAAAGTCATGTTTTAAAAGTGCAACGTTTACAGTTGGGGTTCCTTTAATACTAGTATTAGTAGTACCTCTTTCATTCTTTCAAGGCAGACCTCAGCCACGCCTCTTCGATACTCGAGCAATAACGACCTCCTCCCTTTAATATGAGCAACGGGATGCTGCAATAATATGATACTGGATTAGAAAAGCATTCTATGTAAATACAACAAGATTGTTGCATATGTGCTGGCATATAAAACTTAATTGTTTACTTTCAATCTCCGATTTAATGTAGTTCACAGCTCAGAGTAATTTTTACCATGCCAATGtcaatcaaatataaaaaagaaacatttacaaatatagcAGTTTTAAATAACTATGTCAGAGTAATAGtcaaatagataaattgtgtaGCTCTGATAACAGTCACAAGGCAAAGTACACAAGTCTGACAGTATTTTAAAAGAACGATATAATGCAGCATGTGTGTTAATGGGCATAGTGTTTGTTTAAACTATAGAagttaaacataataatatttttacaaatcatGATTTAGGCCCTAGTAaatgttatacatattttgtattgaatGAAATGCTTCTAGATACAGAATTGATAAATAAACACAGTAAACAGTATGTATCAGAGTAAtagaacaatatatatttatattaatacagAACATAACATACAGAGACTCCTTCCATCAATATGGACGTTGCCGCCTCCTCCAGTTTGGCGATCTGTGTATCGGCCTCAACGGCGCAAACACGGTATGCGTCCTTCAAAGCAAAAGTTTAGAAAGTCATAACCTCAAGTACCACACCTAGTTATAGAGATGATTAAAACAAACCGGTTCACCTTTTCTATAGAAAATGACGGTTTCATACAATTCAATTAAGATTGAATGGAATTGATTTGAATCTAAATGTACTAGGATTTACTTTTTGTGGATTTCTTGGTATAATAGCGCAAATTTGAAAATCTGAAAACAGTTCTTATTACAGATGGCATCCGAcgattatattttaataagaaaataagtaAATTAAGTCTGTAGGGATCATCGCCAAGATAAATTtagttaaaatttgaatattataaCGATACAAATTTCCATATTTGGACATTGTAAGAAAGCAACTTAGACGACAATTTGTACATTATACATACTAGTATTATACGACAATGTTCTATAGACATAGACTCTTGTTACAAATTCAAATGAACatgaaaatacattttgttaagtCGTCAGACTTAAATTTCAACAAAGCTCACGTAAAAAACAACTGAGCTCTTACTACAACTATTCTCAACCCCAAATTTGCCATCCCAAGTTTCCTGTACGCGCAATGAATGATTTATTAAGATAACTGTTACCAGAACAATCTAAAGCAAATACTGACATCCGCGGATTTTCACGTATTTTAATCAAGACTATATAAAGAGAACTAATACCAGTACAATCCTCAGCAAGCACTCGGCAGCCTTTTCCTCGTAAATTCGCAGCTGTTCCAGCTCCTCTATCGCGTCGTGCCACTCGTCTTTGAACAAGGCTGCAAACTTCTCGGCTATCTTTTGCGGTGAACTCAGATCAGACATATCCGTTTGTTTGCCGTAAGCTTTTCTAGATTTAGGAGGCCTGTCGAATATACTCAAAAGGCACTATTTCTATGTGATTGTTTCAGCAGTTATATAAGAACAATCGCATTTAGAAATAAATTAGGTTGCAGGAGATAATTATTATTCACACATTGGACAATGTAAGACTCACTTTTCATAATAATAaccatatcaaatatatttgtatccGGAACTAATAACAGACGATTAATTATACATTATAGTAAGTTTTGCGCTTTAGTAATGACAATGCCGTTCTTTAAACCATGTGACCAATCGACACTTCCTAAATTGTGTTAAATATCAATAGAATACTGTAACTAAAACAACAGTTGAAATAAGTATTCATATCTTTGCTTATAAAACAAAGACACATAATATTTTAACATCTTACTCTGAAGATGGCCTCTCCATTTTAGAGCCCTTTCTTGAACCCTGTGAGCCCCCTTTGCTTGGTGCCCTGTTGGACCTGCGAGACACGCCCCTACTGTTTGGACCGCTAAGTGATCCTAGCAACACTTCTGATGGTCTATGTGTCTTTATATAGTTGGGCACCTACAACAAATGTTATGTTCATTTGTAGAGATCAAGACTTACGTCTTAATAAATACATGCtgacattttacaaaacaaagcCTTTAAGTCTTGTTTGAAATTGAGTAAAAATGATCTATAACGTGTTTGTCTTTTGACAAAAAAGTCTCTTTTACTGCAAATATTCATTACTTTTTAACGAGCAATGACGGTATGGgtcagatatacatgtattaagtgaTGTTGTTCCATTTAACGTTTTAAACGAAACCTTCCCAGCTAACTCATAATGATTCTATTGCTCTAAGTTTATAGTAACTTTGAATCAACATGTATAGTTAAAATTGTGAGATGTTTAATACCTGATGGGAGGGTGTTGTCGATCGTATCTTCCTGAAGAAGTATTTGTTGTACTCCTCTTCCGCCGGCTCCAACAGGCTGCGTGCCTGCATCCATCGCTCAGCCTCGCAATACTCCAGTAACGCCTTGATATAATTGACCTAAAAGTGGGataatgggacttaatgcatgttccttcgcacaggctaatcagtgacaacactttccgcctagaatgGGTTTTCATTAAAAGGAGACTATTTTAAACGACCAATACCATATCAGCGGTAAGTGTCGTGTTTTATttgcctgtgcgcactgcacaggctaagatCGGAtcatacttaacgcacatgcattaaacaacattttacagCAGACTTCGAGCCTGCATCCATCGTTCTGCTACGTAATTTTCCAGTAACGCCTTGATATAATTAGCCTTAATACAAATGTGCgtataataatattattctttTTTATGTTCATTATATTTTAGCACTATACACCTTCTGGATAGTAGAATACTATTCATTAACTGTTCTGATTTAATTGACGAGTGTGCCAACAGTGTGTATCGCAATAAATTACATAGATTTGTCATTAGAACCAAACGGTTTAATTCGATCAAGTCTACGGATACAAGTTTTCCTTATTGTAACATGCTAAAATAGtgtataaacataatataatgcACCTATCTGGAACAACTAAATGCGTATAACAGTGAATTAATCAATCAGCGTGTGCTATCGTTATGGAACAGTCTACAAATATCAGAACGATTGTACTTGAACTGGTGTTTTATCTTTTAATTACTGGACAAACAAGCGGTGAATTTAACAAGTGCATGTTGCAACCAAAACAAGTTTTAACTAGaattcataaatacatgtatattgtacatACCTTACGTTTCTCTTCACGCGCAAGAGTTCCGATATATTCTGCATATACTCCTCTGGCATCGGGGAGTATACGTGGAATGAACAGATGCTGATTATGATGTAACCGATCGAACAGTATTTCCAAAGTGTTTTTCACCGTTCCGACTTCCATGGCTTGTTTAAGGGTTAAATAATATTCCACAAAGTTTACTATAGTATCAAAACAGTTTTCGCGGTGTGTATAGAACAATGGGCGCCCGTGTCGGTTCATTAAGCGCATTCGAAAGGAACAATTTGATTTAATCATTTATGTGTATCGAAAACGTAAACGTCAATACTTACAAACATGCACTTACTTTCAACAATACAtaacttttgttaccgttttacatttgtacatttttttgtttaaattggaaTTTTAATGCATAGTCgcctagtatatttaaataatgcaataaattgTATGCGGGAAAGAGGATCGGGTGTTCTCAAACGTATGTATAGCTGATGCTGTCTGCTAAACTTAGTGTCGGTTCAATAAATCCTTTTGAAATGCGCTCTGACAGGGTTAAGGAGGCAAACTGAACATTCAAGAAATAAAGCCACATTTTCTTCATTGGAACTAAATGCcaaatgtttttcacattaaaatattaaataaagcatCATTGTTTAAATGTCAATATCAAGAGGGTCAACTTGCCTGACTTTCTTTGTCGCTTCTTTCATTTTGCCTCAATATTCAGCCaaagttaaattgtatttattcgTAATTGTCTTATAACTAAGGTATCGAAGCATTTTACACACTTATATTTGCAGCGACAGGTATCCCGTTTATTGATGTATGCTTGGAATGGTTTGAGAATCTTATTAAATGTTCACTTCCAATAACACAGTTTCGTCAACCTATCGCCAATAGAACACTTCGCCTTAAATTGAGAATTAAGTTAAAGATCTAGTAAAGACAACCGAGGATCtccatgtcttaaatgtatcGAGTCAGTCCCAAAACGCATAATCGTGACACCCAAGTAAGCTCGTAAACGCTACCATTTGGGCTACATCATTCATATAGACACAATACACAAATCATTTCATTCAATATATTGTATCCTTCGTTGTTGTAACCCACTCCACACGTTTTATAAAAGCGTAAGACAACGACGTCATTTAAATACTGCAAGACTGCGAAAGTATTAACGATAAAAAAGCAACGTATTTTATTCAGTCTCATATTTAGACTGCACAGgggaaatataatgtttaattaattgACTTCATAATATTGGACAAGGATCTTGTCCATTTGTTAGACCAATGCAGCGCAAACCTCCCCCAATAAATCTCAATATGGTAACAACAAGACCGAAACGGAGATAATATGAGATATCACAAATGAAAATTCACTATTTCGTCGACCCATCCGAGATTCGATCAATTGGATCGCATTTTGAAAACGCATATGATAAAAAATGGACTTCATGGTGGAACTCATGACAACCATTCAAATACAACTAAAcgtttgtttacatgtatttgcgATAGTCTACCGTGCCGGACGCATGCCGCTTTGACTAGTGACCGGCTTGACTTGCTTCTGATATGTAGTTGTAGCCTTTTACATTAAGTAAATGTATAATTTcgttaaagaataaaaaatgaaAGTGATGAACACCAGAAAGGGAATAGGTGAGATAGGTGAGCGTCTGCACTGTAAATTCGCTAATGAGATCTTCATATTGAAAAGAAAGAATTAATCTGAAAACTGAGAAAGCCTGAAATTTTGAAGTGATATATTTTTCATCTACGATTAAGTTGAATGTTTCGACTTTCAAAGATTGTTCTCTGTATATTCTTCAGCATGCATGGTTTCTTAATAATCTTACTGTACTATAATGGGTTTCTTTATATAACGTAAAAATAATTTCTTGACGCTTAATGTACACTGatatgctgcataatattataaattcaACACATACAAGTCTCAATAAttagtttaatttatattatctgtATACTTGTACTTCAGACTGTCGTATAACACATTCGTTCTTTGATTGCTACATTTATCTTCAGAATAATAACAAGGCATTTATGCGATAATGTATAACGTTTTATTATCAGCCAGCTAAAAtagcattttaaaattaaaccaaAAGACGACCATCTACTTTCGTAAACATAAAGAAGAAGCATATTTATGAAAGGCACACTATTCATTACTTACAcctaaaacaaacaatttgtgaaatgtacatttaaatatacatgtacatgataaaAACATAAAGCATCGCTTCGAATCAACATACAACAACATTTGTTAACGTCAGTGCAATCAATTTATAGCAACACTCCACCTCTATAAAATGTATAGAATATCATTCAATAGTCAATAATCCTATCATTATTTTATACTCACTAGAAATGACTACAGCTCTTGCTATGAATGTTACTTGTAATTGTTTAACAGTGATcacaatatacaaatatttttgcaCAAATCGCACATATTGAAACGTTCCTTGATAGAGAAACTCTAAAATGTTGTATGCGGAGAGTTGACACATTCATGTACTTCTTTATACGAATTCATCCAAAGTTCACTGTCCTTAATGGAGAGCCTTTCGATGTGTTGCCCAAATCTCCGTAAATATTTCCTTCGTTTGTTTGAGGAGAATTCAACAAATTTTAAACCATAGCACAGAACATGTATCATAAATAAACATCTTTCTAAAGTTCTTCTCTGTGAAGCATTCATTATTATATGCCGATTGCATTTCTTAAGACTGCTTTAGAAAGACGTCTCGTATTAAACTTTTTCCGTCTTCAGTCGTTAGGTTAATACTTCAAAGTCCATATAAGGCAAACTAAATGCTGTTTTCTTGAGGACAGTCTTCATCTTTTGTTTCACTCGCGACACACAAGTGCTCTCTAAATAGCTTCTGAGCATCAGACCATATAGATGTGAAAGTTTCGTCATCCTTACTCTGTAAGGCTTCTATAGCTCGTTCTATTTTCGTCAACTTGTAGGCAGTTTTATAAGAGTTCAATTGATCCAAGTAGCTATGAAACTCCCTTAAGGCTCCATCAACAACAGAAGCATCATACTCATTATGATGCAAGCAACTGCTAAACAAAACTTTAAGATTCGGATATCTTTCAGATAAATCCATatcgaaataaataaaacataaaatacattacGACGAAGTTCAATTTTGTTATAATTCATTCACTCCTTATTCAGAGTTTAACGTCCATTATATTTGTTTGTAAGCGTGTGAGATATCTGTTATCCAACACCGTATTTACCTGCGTATTGAATTCATTTACTATATATAAATAGGTGTGTTATGTCGTCAACACGAATGTTTTGTAGTTTCAAAAAGATTGgcattattttaaatttgatctCTTGAATTGTAAATTGGGCCTAAAACGAGTGTTATTGAATTAACAATACCAAATAATGTACATTTGAAACATTGCTTACGAGTCTTGAATCATATATCTTGATTAAAGAACGTTTTTACATGCCTCTCTTTTTATTctttataatttatgttatttgcGTAACACAACTTGCATCTCTGATGTACCATTACATGTGTATAAACAATGTAGAGTCAATAAAACATATCCAAACTTTTTTGCTTACACCATTGTAGTTTAAACAATAGTTTATTCAATAAGGTTAGATTGCACACAAAATCACCATGCATCGAGTTAGTTTAGTTTTTCACCGAACACCAAATTCTGTTGAAACTCCGTTATAATTGATACTGTATGCGATATAGATTAAGGAGACGGtgtcatttgtattttaatttaacgGAGTAAAACTAATCACGTGTATTTCTCTTCACGCTAGGGATGCAACGGGTACCCAACCATACCCGCATTATCTGTTATATAgttcttttttatacttagaaacaTTCGGGTCGAGTCGGGTATTGCAAAAAAATGCGTTTGCTGAATATGTTATTCCAAATTAAGAATATTATTTAACGTTTAAGGTACATTTAAAATAGACACAGATTTCTGAATATCTCTGTTGGCAACTGTCAACTGCGTCCGAAAGATTAATATCTTGACTTTTGTCAAGAATTTGagaaatatacatgtagtaaagaAATATTTAAGTAATTCGTTTTAAGACCAGCATTGCATTTGCTCTAGGCAGCCAAGAATAACTTCCTGTTGAAACATACACAACGACGGACGCAAATATTTTTATGATAGACTTTTCCACTCTCAATAAGGCATTAACTTGTAAAAGCACTTTATCGCATAATTATAAAaagatatttgataattatttccAACATTTCGTTCCATTTATGAATGGGTAATCGTTAATGGCGACAGCAATAATCACATGTCAATTTAAGCCCATTTTAACTTTGCGTCAGATGCTGGTTTATGTTAAAAATTTTGCATCCAAACATTGACTTATATAAACGCCTACCAACCAGATGAAAGTAAATCAGGCACCTTTTTATTATTAACGTAGAGATATGATAGAGGTATGATACAAAAACTCGAAACGAATCGCTAAAAAAGAGACACAAACCCACACGTTGTAATAAACAACTATTTATTGACTCGCATAAAAAAGCTGTTTTAcctataataatataataaaatatagagttcaatataaaacattgctCATAGTCATCACTTTGTCTTGTTAGGCGATGATATATCCACTGAGTCATTTCTGCCTTCCCTCTGCTACACCTTTGCACAAGATTGTACCGTCCTTATACATGATCACGGGCCAGATAACGTAGTCAATAAATTCACCAGTACGTGTATAAGGTGTATATTTATCTCTGTCAAAGAGCGAACCTCTTTCAGCAATTTCGAGCTCCAAAGGTGGGTCATCAATCACTGCAAACCAGGCTAATTCTACAGCCTTCATGGCATATGCTTGCAAATAAGGGCCAATATTTTTGGAAGAAATCTTATGGGCGTCGAAAACGCGCGGAAGTCCGCAGGAAATAAAATCCTGTTCGATAAAACAAATATCATCCATATCATCCATatcacatataaaaatatatattaactacTGCCTCATCAGCTCTAAATATAAACAAGTAAATGCATAGTATATTATAATAAGTCGGAATAATTACATGCATGTTATTTTAGTTAAAGTTTTTACTGTAATTGATAGGCATGAGATCAGTTGAATCCAATTTCTACCTTTCGTAATTTGTCTATAGCCAAATCAGCGTGCATTTGTATATATTCGCTTATCAATATCGCAGTATTAGCATCAATAGAAGCctgaaacataaacaaaaacatcaatCATGTTCAGTCACATTATCAAATGACATGCAATTATAATGGGTGAATTTACGTGTGCAATTTAATGTGAATGATTTACTCATAACAATTACTCGGCATATTACTTTTGGTACGTGAAGAACTCCGCACATTGCATCGAGCATTGCGTCACGTTTCTTGTCGAACATTTTTCCGCAGAATCGAAACGCGTCCTGTAAATGAATTTGAATTTTCATTCTGATCTAATATTGCTTCTTACTAAAAattgatttgaaaacaaaacaatcataaaacAAAAGGAAACCAAAAGCTGTGCATAATAGTCTTCAAACGTACATGAAAGATGTAGAGACAGACTTTCACTGCTGCTTCCGGGACACGGAGTCGTTTTTCTAATTCTTCATAAGCCTTTATCCAATATTCACTGTCCGTAAAGGAGTATAGAGCATTCTGTATGTTTCCAAAGTCTCGAAGAACATCCTTTATGGTTTGTTGTGACAATGACGCTGAAACATAAAACCATGGTGTTAACTAAAGCCCGTATAGAAACAATAACAGCAATGCTAAAATGTGATGTTATGTACATTCCTTATTTTGGGTAAAACTGAAACAAACTCGAGAATCAAGAAAACATGTTAGACACATTTTGATTGTTCTCTGGATATAAATACTTTAGAAGAAAAATGCTATTTAATCTTGCTGTTTTTGATTGATTTTAAAAGATGCACTTGAAAAgaaacaagctttttttaattaaacacaaatttaaatTTTCAAGAAAAAATTACTGTTGACAGTTAACTGtatcatattatattatttgcCAGTTACCTTTTTGGACGTCTGTGTCAGCTTTATATGTATAAGGTACTGTCTGTTGCTTTTCATCAGTCATTCATTGAACCAATCGGACGATTGTTTTCTTCAGAATATAGGTGTATAGCTTTGTCCGAATTCTTTCAGGGCTCAATTTTATCCTTTGTTTAACGTTTCGAGTCGTCCGGTATTGGTTATTGCGTTTGCATATCAGCAATACACATATGATTTCTAAATAGCCGCTGAGCACAAAGTCataattatcataaatatttgaaagcGTTGATATCATATATGTGTAAAGTTGCTTTAGTTTGTTTAAGTGTAGTCTATTCCTTGATCTGAATTCAACTAAACTTATAATCTGAACTTGCTTCAAATAAGTTTACTTCCTATTCAAAGTATATCGGTTATTGTATACGGTCAATAGTGTGTACTAGGTGTGACGTGACACCATTTCACACGCGCATGTACAATCGGTAATACAAACTATTGATTGTTTTCAATACTATTTATACCTGGGgtttgtttcatgtatttttcacAATCCTTTCATATTGTTTGTCGATGGTTTTAGTTAGATGTCTTCAAAACATTAAATcgaataatttataatataaacaagacTGCCAAAAGGCCTCAATTTGCTTAGTTGGGACCCGAAGAAACTAAACTGTTCTACGCAAGTTTTCAACCAGCCTCACTATATTGTACTTTACGTACGTCATATTAGAAAAACTGCATCGTCCCTGACTCTACCATTTAAAGCTCACTTGAGCAGGAAAGTTAGCTTGTCCTTCGTCGTATATGTTACGGCTTGTGTAGTCTACATTTCGCCCATTGCCACTTTAGCTTGGGCTGAATCTTGTTGTAACTTAGTCAACGTGTTTATCGTGacacaattaaaacataattttaatatggATCAAGTGGGGCTAACAACTAGTCTTAGAACACAATGTACCGCTGTAAATTCTACATTTATGACTCCATTTTGATCGACCTTGGTAAGAATGTTACCTTTAAACAATACATAGGAATCTGGCtcgaatgtattttttttaaaaggtaaTTGGATCAAATATTAGAAAACAAAATCACATAACAAGCAGCATTTATGATACAGTCTCGATGACACTTGGTTAGAATGGTTACTTTGATAATATGTAGACCAAGTAAGAAACTGGGCCAAGTGTGGACGGAAGTATGTAACCTGGACAAATCTTGTTTTTATTCAATGAAATGCCTTTCCAGTTTGTGTGAGAAATTACATGATTATTCGCATTACTTTCCTTTTTCAATTCAAATGCATAATCATGTACATTTACGACTGAAAAAGTTTACTAAAAAATATGCGCATAAGAATAAACTTTGGGTTCGAAGATTTATGTGCCTATTTGAAGAGGTATGTACGTggatttctttatttatgaacatTACCGCTCAGTTTGTCAATCACTTTAAGGATTATTCACCAATTTGTATgtacaatattaattaaataacgTTATATATTTTCTCGGTATTATAAACACTGACAACAACGTGTGCAGCATATATAAAAATGTTGAAATCATATGTTTCAAGATGTTTATTTCCAACATTAAACAATGAAAACGCttagtttaaataatacaaatgcCGTTTATCCGATATAATAAAGACACGTGTGATTAAAAGCTTTCAGAACTTGTTGCCGATACGATTGACAGTCCAGCATGTTTTTATGTAGCAAACATTTAGTGGTGACAACCTTTTTGAGCCAGTGTAGCCCTTAAAggcgctttttttaaattttgtgttcaacTAGTAAATGAGTTATTCAAGCAATAGTTACTTTATCACTTTATTCATTAAAAAGTTGAACAAATGTCAAAGATTGTCATTTTCTGAATTAATGAAACCACTAGTACGAGTAAATCATTGGGGAAAAGCAACATATTGAATGAATTTTACCAGACAGGACACATATTGATGTCAAATTGATAGCCGTGGTCAAAACCCAAAGTATCAGGTTCGATATCGCTACTAAAGGAATATACTGTCGAAGTGTTGTAACAAAGCCTATGATGGGCCAACACTAATTAAATCTGACACTCATGAAGTCTACGACGCGTTTTTTATCGCATAACGCTCACAACTAACCAAATTGAATATGTTAATGactttgtttaatttattatgccccccttcgaagaagaaggggtatattgttttgcacatgtcggtccgtccgtccgtctgtccgtcggtcggtccgtccaccaaatggtttccggatgataactcaagaacgcttaggcctaaaatcatgaaacttcataggtacattgatcatgactggcagatgacccctattgattttcaggtcactaagtcaaaggtcaaggtcacgttttGGGGGCATTTGTCTCTGACAGCAGAACACTCGTTTAATTTGCTTATGACACAAAATAAAGCATGCAGGCTTAATCTCACATAATTCGGCAACGAATCCTATCTTATTTGGTTGAAGTTAAATTCTGAAAATAATTGATATCCCGACAGGTGCATGTAGtctacaaaaaacaaatacatattttatgttttatttttatagtttgctGTTCCAGGCCACATATAGAAGTCAAACAGTTAGACTGCGAttaagatttttaaaataatgcacaCTTGAAAGAATCTTGATAGTATCATTTAAACTGTGCGACGCCACGGTACAATAAAGGACCGTCCTTGTACAGTCTCAAGGCAGGCCACACAATGTAGTCCAGCTGGGATCCGGACTTGGTGTAGGCCCGGTAGAAGACGACGTTGAACTCATCTTTGTCATCAGTTGTGCACATGTACACTGGAGGATCTTGGAGACACATCCACCAGCATAACTTAACGGCTGTTTGACCATATTTTTCTACAACTTTGCTTTTGTACTGTTTTATTCCAGTCATTTTCTGAAATGGAAAAGGAAGTATATATCTTTATG contains the following coding sequences:
- the LOC127879768 gene encoding uncharacterized protein LOC127879768, which encodes MEVGTVKNTLEILFDRLHHNQHLFIPRILPDARGVYAEYIGTLAREEKRKVNYIKALLEYCEAERWMQARSLLEPAEEEYNKYFFRKIRSTTPSHQVPNYIKTHRPSEVLLGSLSGPNSRGVSRRSNRAPSKGGSQGSRKGSKMERPSSEPPKSRKAYGKQTDMSDLSSPQKIAEKFAALFKDEWHDAIEELEQLRIYEEKAAECLLRIVLDAYRVCAVEADTQIAKLEEAATSILMEGVSHPVAHIKGRRSLLLEYRRGVAEVCLERMKETFRRRYLPEIIRSVGVYQNIRTHGPVLLFANQCVAICWGMVILDPQVYLVDDRDSGQAMFNSEMYNAFTKEGPSLWYYVWPPLRNHKGGLLLSKGVAQGR
- the LOC127879080 gene encoding uncharacterized protein LOC127879080 translates to MHRHFQVILKEDKSTNSFVQNIPNTGNTERGAYSVLSQIRKPYGELMIDGLQKKMTGIKQYKSKVVEKYGQTAVKLCWWMCLQDPPVYMCTTDDKDEFNVVFYRAYTKSGSQLDYIVWPALRLYKDGPLLYRGVAQFK